Proteins encoded within one genomic window of Streptomyces rubradiris:
- a CDS encoding cytochrome b has translation MTALDQRLPAVAAGREFLRKSFPDHWSFLLGELALYSLLVLVLTGVWLTFFFHPDMTELRYAGSYAPLRGTMTTEAYASVLHITFDVRGGLLLRQAHHWASLVFVAAIGVHLLRIFLTGAFRRPRELNWTVGVTLFLLALLEGFCGYSLPDDLLSGTGLRTAQGIVLSVPIVGTYLSFLLFGGQFPGHEIVSRLYVTHVLVVPGLLLALVAVHLTYVVVHKHTQWARPGRTNRNVIGKPLVPRYTAKSAGLFLIVAGVLAAMAALFQINPVWDFGPYRADHVSLDSQPDWYVGYLEGALRLMPAAQTDVAGHTVAWDVFLPGVVLPAVLFLVLYSYPFFERWLAGPGPEQHLCDRPRDRPVRTALGAAAVSAYAVLLLAGGQDVLAYVFALPVELITRALRVALFAVPFVVFHATRRACLGLQAADRRRLLTGETTGEVRRTAGGGYEEAHTLLPGEEVCRILVRDTPRPRTAGAEAWRWLRRHRLRNALSRWYFGRRVELPATAGQRRQVAYARAAPGEGPEEKAAKAVSEEETP, from the coding sequence GTGACGGCGCTGGACCAGCGGCTGCCGGCCGTCGCCGCGGGCCGTGAGTTCCTGCGCAAGTCCTTCCCCGACCACTGGTCCTTCCTGCTGGGCGAACTGGCGCTGTACAGCCTGCTGGTGCTGGTGCTCACGGGCGTGTGGCTGACGTTCTTCTTCCACCCGGACATGACGGAACTCCGGTACGCCGGCTCGTACGCGCCGCTGCGCGGCACGATGACCACCGAGGCGTACGCGTCCGTGCTCCACATCACCTTCGACGTGCGCGGCGGCCTGCTGCTGCGGCAGGCGCACCACTGGGCGTCGCTGGTGTTCGTCGCGGCCATCGGCGTGCACCTGCTGCGGATCTTCCTGACCGGCGCGTTCCGCCGGCCCAGGGAGCTGAACTGGACGGTCGGGGTGACGCTGTTCCTGCTCGCCCTGCTGGAGGGCTTCTGCGGCTACTCGCTCCCCGACGACCTGCTGTCCGGCACCGGTCTGCGCACCGCGCAGGGCATCGTGCTGTCGGTGCCGATCGTGGGCACGTACCTGTCGTTCCTCCTCTTCGGCGGCCAGTTCCCGGGACACGAGATCGTCTCCCGGCTGTACGTGACGCACGTCCTGGTGGTCCCCGGCCTGCTGCTGGCGCTGGTGGCGGTGCACCTGACGTACGTCGTGGTGCACAAGCACACCCAGTGGGCGCGGCCCGGCCGCACCAACCGGAACGTGATCGGCAAGCCGCTGGTGCCGCGGTACACGGCGAAGTCCGCGGGCCTGTTCCTGATCGTGGCGGGCGTGCTCGCGGCGATGGCGGCGCTGTTCCAGATCAACCCGGTGTGGGACTTCGGACCGTACCGCGCCGACCACGTCTCCCTGGACTCGCAGCCCGACTGGTACGTGGGCTACCTGGAGGGCGCGCTGCGGCTGATGCCGGCGGCGCAGACGGACGTCGCCGGGCACACCGTCGCCTGGGACGTGTTCCTGCCCGGGGTCGTACTGCCCGCGGTGCTGTTCCTGGTCCTGTACTCCTATCCGTTCTTCGAGCGGTGGCTCGCCGGTCCCGGGCCGGAGCAGCACCTGTGCGACCGGCCGCGCGACCGGCCCGTCCGGACCGCGCTCGGCGCGGCGGCCGTCTCAGCGTACGCGGTGCTGCTCCTGGCCGGCGGGCAGGACGTGCTGGCCTACGTGTTCGCCCTGCCGGTGGAACTGATCACCCGTGCCCTGCGCGTCGCGCTGTTCGCCGTGCCGTTCGTGGTCTTCCACGCCACCAGACGGGCGTGTCTCGGGCTCCAGGCGGCCGACCGGCGGCGGCTGCTGACCGGGGAGACGACCGGCGAGGTGCGGCGCACGGCGGGCGGCGGCTACGAGGAGGCGCACACCCTGCTGCCCGGCGAGGAGGTCTGCCGCATCCTCGTGCGCGACACGCCCCGGCCCCGGACGGCGGGCGCGGAGGCATGGCGCTGGCTGCGCCGGCACCGACTGCGCAACGCCCTCAGCCGCTGGTACTTCGGCCGGCGCGTGGAGCTGCCGGCCACGGCGGGGCAGCGGCGCCAGGTGGCGTATGCGCGGGCCGCGCCGGGCGAGGGGCCCGAGGAGAAGGCGGCAAAAGCCGTGAGCGAGGAGGAGACGCCATGA
- a CDS encoding 4Fe-4S dicluster domain-containing protein, which yields MTEGADRGGNALYGPQPDVSGAAGYPDAPPRVGFFTDTSVCIGCKACEVACKEWNAIPEDGLELTGMSYDNTRGLGADTWRHVAFVEQSGPSGGPEVTGDVDVFAAASRLGTAAEPAGPVPLVSPDGRTELRWLMSSDVCKHCTHAGCLDVCPTGSLFRTEFGTVVVQQDICNGCGYCVPACPYGVIGRREGDGRVWKCTLCYDRLGVGLEPACAKSCPTDSIQFGPLDELRERARERVARLHAAGVTDARLYGESPEDGVGGAGAFFLLLDEPEVYGLPPDPQVTTRDLPAMWRHAAAAAVTLAALVLGSCARRKR from the coding sequence ATGACCGAGGGTGCCGACCGGGGCGGGAACGCGCTGTACGGCCCGCAGCCGGACGTGTCCGGCGCGGCCGGCTACCCCGACGCCCCGCCGCGCGTGGGCTTCTTCACCGACACCTCCGTGTGCATCGGCTGCAAGGCGTGCGAGGTGGCGTGCAAGGAGTGGAACGCGATCCCGGAGGACGGCCTGGAACTGACCGGCATGTCCTACGACAACACGCGCGGCCTCGGCGCCGACACCTGGCGGCACGTGGCCTTCGTGGAGCAGAGCGGGCCGTCCGGCGGACCGGAGGTGACGGGGGACGTGGACGTGTTCGCCGCCGCGTCCCGCCTCGGCACCGCTGCGGAGCCCGCCGGACCGGTCCCCCTGGTGTCCCCCGACGGCCGTACCGAGCTGCGCTGGCTGATGTCGTCGGACGTGTGCAAGCACTGCACGCACGCGGGCTGCCTGGACGTGTGTCCCACGGGGTCGCTGTTCCGCACCGAGTTCGGCACGGTCGTCGTGCAGCAGGACATCTGCAACGGCTGCGGCTACTGCGTGCCCGCGTGCCCCTACGGCGTCATCGGCCGGCGCGAGGGCGACGGGCGGGTGTGGAAGTGCACGCTGTGCTACGACCGGCTCGGCGTCGGCCTGGAGCCGGCCTGCGCCAAGTCCTGCCCGACGGACTCCATCCAGTTCGGCCCGCTGGACGAGCTGCGGGAACGGGCGCGGGAGCGGGTGGCGCGGCTGCACGCGGCCGGTGTCACCGACGCCCGGCTGTACGGCGAGAGCCCCGAGGACGGGGTGGGCGGCGCCGGGGCGTTCTTCCTGCTGCTGGACGAGCCGGAGGTGTACGGGCTGCCGCCGGACCCGCAGGTCACCACCCGGGACCTGCCCGCGATGTGGCGGCACGCCGCCGCGGCCGCGGTGACCCTGGCGGCCCTGGTCCTGGGCAGTTGCGCGAGGAGGAAACGATGA
- the nrfD gene encoding NrfD/PsrC family molybdoenzyme membrane anchor subunit, with product MSGSDVTRDGVRGARPGRDAVTGGRAGRRGRRGGRGERPVVPEAEFGSYYGLPVISKPPWEPLDIAGYLYLGGLAGASSLLAAGARLTGRPGLAAPARTAAAGAISLSLAALVHDLGRPARFLYMLRVCKPTSPMSVGSWLLAAYAPLTLTAAATAVAGRYRLLGAAATAGAAVLGPAVATYTAVLLSDTAVPSWHEGHRELPFVFAGSAAGAAAGLALAVAPAGQAGPARRLAVLGTALELGAFHTMKRRMGLAARPFGQGRAGLLVRAAELLSAGGAVLSLCSARDRRLAVAAGAALLAGSAALRFGVFDAGVVSAEDPVYTVLPQRERLEARGSRP from the coding sequence ATGAGCGGTTCGGACGTCACCCGGGACGGTGTGCGGGGCGCGCGGCCGGGCCGGGACGCGGTGACCGGGGGCCGGGCGGGCCGGCGCGGGCGGCGCGGTGGCCGGGGTGAGCGGCCGGTGGTGCCGGAGGCGGAGTTCGGGTCGTACTACGGCCTGCCCGTCATCTCCAAGCCGCCGTGGGAGCCGCTGGACATCGCCGGGTACCTGTACCTCGGCGGGCTGGCCGGGGCGTCCTCGCTGCTGGCGGCCGGGGCCCGGCTGACCGGCCGGCCGGGGCTCGCGGCGCCGGCGCGCACGGCCGCCGCCGGGGCGATCTCGCTGTCCCTGGCGGCGCTGGTGCACGACCTGGGGCGGCCGGCCCGGTTCCTGTACATGCTGCGGGTGTGCAAGCCCACCTCCCCGATGAGCGTGGGCTCGTGGCTGCTGGCGGCGTACGCGCCGCTGACGCTGACCGCCGCGGCCACCGCGGTGGCGGGCCGGTACCGGCTGCTGGGCGCGGCCGCCACGGCGGGCGCCGCGGTCCTCGGCCCGGCCGTCGCGACGTACACCGCGGTGCTGCTGTCGGACACGGCGGTGCCGTCCTGGCACGAGGGCCACCGGGAACTGCCGTTCGTCTTCGCGGGGTCGGCGGCCGGCGCGGCGGCGGGGCTGGCGCTGGCCGTGGCTCCGGCCGGCCAGGCCGGTCCCGCCCGCCGGCTCGCCGTCCTCGGTACCGCCCTGGAACTGGGTGCCTTCCACACGATGAAGCGGCGCATGGGTCTGGCCGCGCGGCCCTTCGGGCAGGGCAGGGCGGGGCTGCTGGTGCGGGCGGCGGAGCTGCTGTCGGCGGGTGGCGCGGTGCTCAGCCTGTGCTCCGCCCGGGACCGGCGCCTGGCCGTGGCGGCCGGAGCCGCGCTCCTGGCCGGCTCGGCGGCCCTGCGCTTCGGCGTGTTCGACGCCGGGGTGGTGTCGGCGGAGGACCCCGTGTACACGGTCCTCCCGCAGCGGGAACGCCTGGAGGCGCGCGGGTCGCGGCCCTGA
- a CDS encoding HD domain-containing protein, protein MTEAHTDARDVTRRTVLQRGAGAAAAGAVTAFAGPPAAAHARPAPAGETLPATVAGVRVPDSEVARHTVAFAREVSSPSLFNHVLRSYVFGALVLDRQGARYDRELAFVAAVLHDLGLVEAFQTPAERFEVDGAEAARRFLRRLGVPAGRVDVVWDAIALHTSAGIAARKRPEIALVSAGSVLDFTGNGLEKIPSDALAEVLDAFPRLEFKKVALETILSLCRTKPMGELMHPFAEVGRRHLPGFAVPTVEDLLVNAPFAQ, encoded by the coding sequence ATGACCGAGGCACACACCGACGCACGCGATGTCACCCGGCGCACGGTGCTCCAGCGGGGGGCCGGTGCCGCCGCGGCCGGCGCGGTGACCGCGTTCGCCGGTCCGCCCGCCGCCGCCCACGCCCGGCCGGCCCCGGCCGGCGAGACGCTGCCCGCGACGGTGGCCGGGGTCCGCGTCCCCGACAGCGAGGTGGCCCGGCACACCGTGGCCTTCGCACGCGAGGTCAGCTCCCCGTCGCTCTTCAACCACGTGCTGCGCAGCTATGTCTTCGGCGCCCTGGTGCTCGACCGGCAGGGGGCGCGCTACGACCGGGAACTGGCGTTCGTCGCCGCCGTGCTGCACGACCTCGGGCTGGTGGAGGCGTTCCAGACCCCGGCCGAGCGCTTCGAGGTCGACGGCGCCGAAGCCGCGCGCCGCTTCCTGCGCCGGCTGGGCGTGCCCGCCGGGCGGGTGGACGTGGTCTGGGACGCGATCGCCCTGCACACCAGCGCGGGCATCGCGGCCCGCAAGCGGCCGGAGATCGCCCTGGTCTCCGCGGGTTCCGTGCTCGACTTCACGGGGAACGGGCTGGAGAAGATCCCGTCCGACGCGCTGGCCGAGGTGCTGGACGCTTTCCCCCGGCTGGAGTTCAAGAAGGTCGCGCTGGAGACGATCCTGTCGCTGTGCCGCACCAAGCCCATGGGAGAGCTGATGCACCCCTTCGCCGAGGTCGGCCGCCGTCACCTGCCCGGCTTCGCGGTGCCCACCGTGGAGGATCTGCTGGTGAACGCGCCGTTCGCGCAGTGA
- a CDS encoding cbb3-type cytochrome c oxidase subunit I, with amino-acid sequence MTVAPPARPRPDDSGRSVPPGGWLGWISTTDHKRVGLLTAGTSLVLLLLMGVLALLMRAQLARPEETFLGPHLYDQVFTVHGSGMIYLVMTPFALGLGVYLVPLQTGAPGIALPRLTLLGYWLYAFGALTLLAGFATPTGAHAAGWFSYPPLADAEFSPGTGSDLWIVGVCLAVTGAILQGWAVLWTILRRRTRGMTMLRLPVFCWAMIATCLMVIGAFPALLAALTLLAAGRADASLFASNAWNIGYQHLFWFYGHPVVYVMFFPYLAAVAEVLAVFCGRRFFGYRGTVLFLLVFAALSMSVWGHHMFATGQAANDYYSLTSIALLVPAGVEYFGMLGTVLGARPRPRTPMLFALAFIPQFLIGGLTGIMVGTPVIDYHVTDSYFVVAHLHYVLFAGSAFGLFAAVYFWFPKVTGVLLDEGMGRLHFWLLVAGTNLTFLPMFALGYLGMPRRVSTYAAFDGFGTLNLLAGIGAAFLAAGMAVFVVNVLRTLHARRLGRARPAGDDPWDGHTLEWAAPSPPPRLNFPADRPLPPVTSFAPLLDLKHREGGRA; translated from the coding sequence ATGACGGTCGCGCCACCCGCCCGGCCCCGGCCGGACGACTCCGGCCGGAGCGTCCCGCCGGGCGGCTGGCTCGGCTGGATCTCCACCACCGACCACAAGCGCGTCGGCCTGCTCACCGCCGGCACCTCCCTGGTCCTCCTGCTGCTCATGGGCGTCCTCGCGCTGCTGATGCGCGCCCAGCTCGCCCGCCCCGAGGAGACCTTCCTCGGCCCGCACCTGTACGACCAGGTCTTCACCGTCCACGGCTCCGGGATGATCTACCTGGTCATGACGCCGTTCGCGCTGGGCCTCGGCGTCTATCTGGTGCCGTTGCAGACCGGCGCCCCCGGCATCGCCCTGCCCCGGCTCACCCTCCTCGGCTACTGGCTCTACGCGTTCGGCGCCCTCACCCTGCTCGCCGGCTTCGCCACCCCGACCGGCGCGCACGCCGCCGGCTGGTTCTCCTACCCGCCACTGGCCGACGCCGAGTTCTCCCCGGGCACCGGCAGCGACCTGTGGATCGTGGGCGTGTGCCTCGCCGTCACCGGGGCGATCCTCCAGGGCTGGGCGGTGCTGTGGACCATCCTGCGCCGCCGCACCCGGGGCATGACCATGCTGCGGCTGCCCGTGTTCTGCTGGGCCATGATCGCCACCTGCCTGATGGTGATCGGCGCCTTCCCGGCCCTGCTCGCCGCGCTCACCCTGCTGGCCGCGGGCCGCGCCGACGCCTCCCTCTTCGCGTCCAACGCGTGGAACATCGGCTACCAGCACCTCTTCTGGTTCTACGGCCACCCCGTCGTGTACGTGATGTTCTTCCCGTACCTCGCCGCCGTCGCCGAGGTGCTCGCGGTGTTCTGCGGGCGCCGCTTCTTCGGCTACCGGGGCACCGTGCTGTTCCTGCTGGTGTTCGCCGCCCTCTCCATGAGCGTGTGGGGACACCACATGTTCGCCACCGGCCAGGCGGCCAACGACTACTACTCCCTGACCTCCATCGCGCTGCTCGTCCCCGCCGGCGTGGAGTACTTCGGCATGCTCGGCACCGTCCTCGGCGCCCGGCCGCGGCCGCGCACCCCGATGCTGTTCGCGCTCGCCTTCATCCCGCAGTTCCTCATCGGCGGCCTCACCGGGATCATGGTGGGCACCCCGGTGATCGACTACCACGTCACCGACAGCTACTTCGTGGTGGCCCACCTGCACTACGTACTCTTCGCGGGCAGCGCCTTCGGCCTGTTCGCCGCCGTCTACTTCTGGTTCCCCAAGGTCACCGGCGTGCTGCTGGACGAGGGCATGGGGCGGCTGCACTTCTGGCTGCTGGTCGCCGGCACCAATCTGACCTTCCTGCCGATGTTCGCCCTCGGCTACCTCGGCATGCCGCGCCGGGTGTCCACCTACGCCGCCTTCGACGGCTTCGGCACGCTGAACCTGCTCGCCGGGATCGGCGCGGCCTTCCTCGCCGCCGGCATGGCGGTGTTCGTGGTCAACGTGCTGCGCACCCTGCACGCCCGCCGCCTGGGCCGGGCCCGCCCCGCCGGTGACGACCCGTGGGACGGGCACACCCTGGAGTGGGCCGCCCCGTCCCCGCCGCCGCGCCTGAACTTCCCGGCGGACCGCCCGCTGCCGCCCGTCACCAGCTTCGCCCCGCTGCTGGACCTCAAGCACCGGGAGGGCGGCCGCGCATGA